The Anaerolineales bacterium genomic sequence TGCCCAGGATCAGCTCGCCGGAGCGGATGGGCGTGACGATTAGCTGCTCGATCGTGCCGCGCTCGCGCTCCCGCACGATGGAGGTCGCCGTCAGCATCGAGGTCATCAACTGCAGGATCAAACCGATCAGGGCCGGCACCATGAAGAAAGCGCTGACCAGATCGGGGTTGTACCACACGCGCGCCCGGACCTGCACCAACGGCTGGGCTCCCTGGAGGGCGGTCTGGCTGCCGATCCGCTCGAGGGCCAGGCGGGTAGCGTGGGCTTGACCGATCAGCTCCGCCGCTGCCAGACTGGTCGAGGCCACGTTGGGGTCGCTGCCGTCCAGGACAAAGGCCACTTGCACCGGTCGCCCGGCGATGATTGACCGGCCGTAGTCGGGCGGAATCACCAGACCGGCCCGGGCCCGGCCGCTTTCGATCAGGGAGCGTAGCTGCGCTTCGGAGTCGACATCATAGGCCAGGCGGAAGTAGTCGGCGGCGCGGTAGGCGTCCAGCAGCCGCCTGGCTTCCGGCCCGCGGTCCTGATCGAACACGGCCAGCGGCACATTGCGAACATCACTGGTAGCCGTATAGCCCAGCAAGAAGAGCTGCACCACGGGTATGGCGAAGGTGATGTACAGCGTGCGGGGGTCGCGCAGAATCTGGATGAATTCCTTGCGGATCAGGGAGCGCAGCCGGTGGATCACCACGGCGCCGTCCCCGGCTCAGCCTGCCCGGGCCTGCGGCCCGGCGGCCGATCGGCGACAACGCCATACAGGAAGATATCGACGAAGTGGTCGAGCGTGTCGGGCGGGAAGATGGCCAGCACCTGGGGGCTGAACATCTGCTCGGTGATCACATACGAGAAGAACATGCCGACGAAGGCGCGCATGACC encodes the following:
- a CDS encoding ABC transporter permease codes for the protein MVIHRLRSLIRKEFIQILRDPRTLYITFAIPVVQLFLLGYTATSDVRNVPLAVFDQDRGPEARRLLDAYRAADYFRLAYDVDSEAQLRSLIESGRARAGLVIPPDYGRSIIAGRPVQVAFVLDGSDPNVASTSLAAAELIGQAHATRLALERIGSQTALQGAQPLVQVRARVWYNPDLVSAFFMVPALIGLILQLMTSMLTATSIVRERERGTIEQLIVTPIRSGELILGKILPYVLLAFFDTLEILVVGTLWFDVPIRGDLGLLLVFSFLFLLSSLGIGLLISSVARTQQEAMMLTYFTLLPTIFLSGFLFPLAAMPPLLQAISHLIPLRYYLVIIRSVLLKGAGLSSLGPEVAALAVLAIAWMGIAALRFRKSLD